The following proteins are co-located in the Anopheles stephensi strain Indian unplaced genomic scaffold, UCI_ANSTEP_V1.0 ucontig428, whole genome shotgun sequence genome:
- the LOC118516997 gene encoding uncharacterized protein LOC118516997 isoform X4 has product MASKKMRTDGSLFKKRRQYMEQLEREWQAEQQANLPGPSVVSSVQRPELDANTTVETLHAATGQSVSGNHTEKITINSSGGVAGDERGVQYSSVDQEADMDFDVHEDNDCQDDVEDIYMESDTTYSFFDNITLAEGLRYIAVTKNLSRSTVNMILALLRRKLNVLLPTDSRTLLKTPSQISIDGLPLHNSSARQLWPILMKVEELPEAPVMLVGAYCGYTKPDNIEQYLRPLVTEINELHERGLMFGDKMVHTKLRMFVADSPARCFVNATISFVGKHSCLKCSCVGVHEANKVIFVDVDAELRTDEGFRNRVDREHHKSWRSPLEDISCFDLIKDSIVAERLHLLDIGVTKKIARGLVEHNFFDFGRWTAQQHENVSDFLISTQLPVEINRRLRHVKFIRYWKATEFRTFLHYVSIIVFKDFMWEEAFNHFLLYFSAITIFSSTKHHHLWALAKKMLYKFVKDFANFYGRSNLTSNVHNLIHIYDDVDRFGPLDKISAYVFENHLQFIKRCIRSGNRCLEQVITRGREFENIKRAYHIITPTYPKLLANGSGLQVRDDFCLTANFKNQWFLSHENCIVQFLEAKESASSSSSSSSSSSSFTIVGLQYECCEEMYKVSVEGDTTSPVELSSTALYIYKVRNNTPRRRVELPHQTIKCKLVAIRLPSQSLARRPVQPTIPSTTTSKDIQYLVYRIETILASITFGLVTEATS; this is encoded by the exons ATGGCTTCGAAAAAAATGCGGACTGATGGAAGCTTGTTCAAAAAACGCCGTCAGTACATGGAACAGTTAGAACGTGAATGGCAAGCGGAGCAGCAAGCCAATCTTCCGGGGCCAAGCGTTGTATCCAGTGTACAAAGGCCGGAGCTGGATGCTAACACTACTG TTGAAACATTGCACGCTGCAACAGGTCAAAGCGTTTCGGGCAATCACACCGAGAAGATCACTATAAATTCTTCGGGAGGTGTAGCAGGTGATGAAAGAGGCGTTCAGTATAGTTCCGTGGATCAGGAAGCCGATATGGATTTCGACGTGCACGAGGACAACGATTGTCAGGACGATGTAGAAGATATATACATGGAGAGCGACACCACCTATAGTTTCTTCGATAACATAACGCTGGCAGAAGGGCTTCGTTATATTGCCGTCACGAAGAATTTATCGCGGTCAACCGTCAACATGATACTGGCCCTACTTCGAAGAAAACTAAATGTGTTGCTGCCAACGGATTCGCGCACCTTGCTGAAAACGCCTTCCCAA ATTTCCATCGACGGATTACCGCTTCATAATAGTTCGGCAAGGCAACTATGGCCAATTCTTATGAAGGTTGAGGAACTGCCAGAAGCCCCGGTAATGTTAGTTGGGGCATATTGCGGATACACCAAGCCGGACAACATCGAGCAGTATTTGCGGCCACTCGTGACGGAAATAAATGAACTGCATGAGAGAGGTTTGATGTTCGGCGATAAAATGGTGCATACTAAACTACGCATGTTTGTCGCGGATTCACCTGCTCGCTGTTTTGTCAACG CTACCATTAGCTTCGTTGGAAAACATAGCTGCCTGAAATGTTCCTGCGTTGGAGTGCACGAAGCGAACAAGGTAATTTTTGTTGATGTGGATGCTGAGTTGCGTACAGATGAAGGGTTCAGGAACAGGGTAGATAGAGAGCACCATAAAAGTTGGCGATCACCGTTAGAAGATATTAGCTGTTTTGATTTGATCAAAGATTCAATTGTAGCAGAACGTTTACATTTATTAGATATCGGGGTAACAAAAAAGATAGCAAGAGGTTTAGTAGAGCACAATTTTTTTGATTTTGGAAGATGGACAGCCCAACAACACGAAAACGTGTCTGATTTTCTAATTTCAACACAGCTTCCGGTAGAAATCAATAGAAGATTACGGCACGTTAAGTTTATTAGGTATTGGAAGGCAACAGAATTCCGCACGTTTCTCCATTACGTTAGCATAATTGTGTTTAAAGATTTTATGTGGGAAGAGGCTTTTAATCATTTCCTGCTCTATTTCTCTGCAATAACCATTTTCTCCAGTACAAAACACCATCATCTTTGGGCGCTTGCTAAAAAGATGTTGTATAAATTTGTAAAAgattttgccaatttttatgGTCGTAGTAACTTAACCAGTAATGTCCACAACCTTATACACATTTATGATGACGTTGATAGGTTTGGTCCCTTAGATAAAATTTCAGCTTATGTTTTTGAAAACCatttgcaatttattaaacGTTGCATTAGATCAGGCAATAGATGTTTAGAGCAGGTTATAACGAGAGGTAGagagtttgaaaatattaagaGGGCTTATCATATAATAACACCAACCTATCCTAAGTTGTTGGCTAACGGCTCCGGCTTGCAAGTAAGAGATGATTTTTGTCTTACGGCCAATTTTAAAAACCAATGGTTCCTTAGTCATGAAAACTGTATTGTACAGTTTTTAGAAGCTAAGGAatcagcttcatcatcatcatcgtcatcatcatcatcatcatcctttacAATAGTTGGTTTGCAATATGAATGCTGCGAAGAAATGTATAAAGTTTCGGTAGAGGGGGACACTACCTCTCCTGTCGAATTATCGTCCACtgctttatatatttataaagtAAGAAATAACACTCCTCGCCGCAGAGTGGAGCTGCCCCATCAAACGATTAAATGCAAATTAGTTGCTATACGTTTACCATCCCAATCGCTTGCCCGCCGCCCTGTTCAACCAACAATTCCTTCGACTACTACG AGCAAGGATATACAATATCTTGTGTACCGCATAG AAACAATTTTAGCATCGATTACCTTTGGACTCGTAACAGAAGCAACTTCCTGA